A portion of the Lolium rigidum isolate FL_2022 chromosome 1, APGP_CSIRO_Lrig_0.1, whole genome shotgun sequence genome contains these proteins:
- the LOC124662682 gene encoding uncharacterized protein LOC124662682 produces the protein MASTSPPMATSNQVASRLMEIPDHLLSEILLRLPAPEDLARASAACVSFRRLVTDQSFLRSFRRLHPQPLLGFLDHEGFYPAQPPHPSAPAAHALAHAADFSFSFMPSRCRWAVRTSATAVEVAVCDPLHRRYVLLPPLPQDLAASVEHFRRGTRGGIQSDLRGTFQHQGGGLRLLVRHRTVASRCIQEL, from the exons ATGGCCTCCACCTCCCCTCCAATGGCGACCAGCAACCAAGTGGCGTCGCGTCTGATGGAGATCCCCGACCACCTCCTATCGGAGATCCTCCTCCGGCTGCCCGCCCCAGAAGACCTCGCGCGCGCCTCCGCCGCGTGCGTCTCCTTCCGCCGACTCGTCACCGACCAGTCCTTCCTCCGCAGcttccgccgcctccacccccaGCCACTCCTCGGCTTCCTCGACCACGAAGGGTTCTACCCAGCCCAACCGCCGCACCCCTCCGCGCCCGCCGCCCACGCGCTCGCGCACGCCGCcgacttctccttctccttcatgCCCTCCCGCTGCCGATGGGCCGTCCGGACATCCGCGACGGCCGT GGAGGTCGCCGTGTGCGACCCCTTGCACCGGCGGTACGTCCTGCTGCCCCCACTACCTCAGGACCTAGCCGCCTCGGTGGAGCATTTTCGGCGAGGAACCAGAGGCGGCATTCAGAGTGATCTGCGTGGCACATTTCAGCACCAGGGTGGCGGCCTTCGTCTTCTCGTCCGGCACCGGACAGTGGCGAGCCGCTGCATCCAAGAATTATAG